Proteins from one Deinococcus actinosclerus genomic window:
- a CDS encoding FAD:protein FMN transferase, whose amino-acid sequence MRHVISSALRAVLRPPHRLHTTYERLLGTEVEVQVVARTAAQAEAAEQAALAEIERLTLIFNRFDPGSELCRWQARPGATHVALSLELQHVLRLADHWRALSGGAFHPGADALGQLWQQAAATGQRPSEAALARQVSALRAAPWTLHADGSATLHASGPLGLNALAKGYIVDRAVLAATRGAGVRSVLINAGGDLRVTGPARVNVLIADPFTARDDAPPAARVQVRGGALATSGQAHRGVRIGAVHYSHVLDPRSGQPVQDVPGVTVTAPECVTADALATVLSVLDVRAGLQLLAGLPECEALIITADGQRHASPGWRGAALAAGPGRGARPLLTAR is encoded by the coding sequence ATGCGGCACGTGATCTCCAGTGCCCTGCGTGCCGTCCTGCGGCCCCCCCACCGGCTGCACACCACCTACGAGCGCCTGCTGGGCACCGAGGTGGAGGTGCAGGTGGTCGCCCGCACGGCCGCGCAGGCCGAGGCGGCGGAGCAGGCGGCCCTGGCCGAGATCGAGCGGCTGACCCTGATCTTCAACCGCTTCGACCCCGGCAGCGAACTGTGCCGCTGGCAGGCTCGGCCCGGCGCCACCCACGTCGCGCTGAGCCTGGAACTCCAGCATGTCCTGCGGCTCGCGGACCACTGGCGCGCCCTGAGCGGCGGGGCGTTCCACCCGGGCGCGGACGCCCTGGGCCAGCTGTGGCAGCAGGCCGCCGCGACCGGTCAGCGGCCCAGCGAGGCCGCGCTGGCCCGGCAGGTCAGCGCCCTGCGGGCCGCGCCCTGGACGCTGCACGCCGACGGCAGCGCCACCCTGCACGCCAGCGGTCCCCTGGGACTGAACGCCCTGGCCAAGGGGTACATCGTGGACCGGGCGGTACTGGCCGCCACGCGCGGCGCGGGGGTCCGGAGCGTCCTGATCAACGCCGGGGGCGACCTGCGCGTGACCGGACCGGCCCGCGTGAACGTGCTGATCGCCGATCCCTTCACGGCCCGGGACGACGCCCCGCCCGCCGCGCGGGTGCAGGTGCGCGGCGGCGCCCTGGCCACCAGCGGGCAGGCCCACCGGGGAGTCCGGATCGGCGCGGTCCACTACTCGCACGTCCTTGATCCCCGCTCTGGGCAGCCGGTGCAGGACGTGCCGGGCGTGACCGTCACCGCCCCCGAGTGCGTGACCGCCGACGCCCTCGCGACGGTCCTGAGTGTTCTGGACGTCCGCGCGGGTCTGCAACTGCTCGCGGGCCTGCCCGAGTGCGAGGCGCTGATCATCACGGCCGACGGCCAGCGGCACGCCTCGCCCGGCTGGCGCGGCGCGGCCCTCGCGGCCGGGCCGGGACGCGGCGCGCGGCCCCTGTTAACCGCCCGCTAA
- a CDS encoding 1,4-alpha-glucan branching enzyme has product MNEPLPLDHGHLQKLVTADLVRPDHLLGAHVVTENGVEGVRFGVWAPNAHHVSVVGDFNGYNGFDNAMQRLDFGFWGAFVPAARNGQRYKFRVTGPDGRTEDKMDPYGSFFEVRPATASIVWDQPFTWSDDGWMAHRSAGFDRPVSIYEVHLPSWARRDDGWFMNYRDLAHRLGEYVQFLGYTHVELLGVMEHPFDGSWGYQVTGYYAPTSRMGSPEDFKYLVNHLHGLGIGVILDWVPGHFPTDSAGLAKFDGTPLFEYADPRKGFHQDWNTYIFDYGRNEVVMFLIGSALKWLQDFHVDGLRVDAVASMLYLDFSRTEWIPNVHGGRENLEAIAFLKRLNEVVHHMAPGCMIVAEESTSFPGVTTPSPFGLGFDYKWAMGWMNDNLGYFEQDPLWRKHHHHALTFFNVYRTSENYVLAISHDEVVHLKKSMVMKMPGDWYAQRAGYRAFLALMWATPGKKLLFMGQEFAQPTEWNHDAGLPWHLADHPDHRGVLNLVRRLNGLYRTRPDWHVADTKEEGMLWVNADDVDNSVYAFIRRDPVGGAWSVVVANLTPVYRDVYPVGVPQGGAYRLLLSTDDGEFGGFGTQQPDLTAREEGWHGQTHHLRLNLPPNSVLVLAPTGETIVSDDR; this is encoded by the coding sequence ATGAATGAACCGCTTCCGCTCGATCACGGGCACCTGCAGAAACTGGTCACGGCGGACCTGGTGCGGCCCGACCACCTGCTGGGCGCGCACGTCGTCACCGAGAATGGCGTGGAGGGCGTGCGGTTCGGCGTGTGGGCCCCCAACGCGCACCATGTCAGCGTCGTGGGGGACTTCAACGGCTACAACGGCTTCGACAACGCCATGCAGCGCCTCGACTTCGGGTTCTGGGGCGCGTTCGTCCCGGCGGCCCGCAACGGGCAGCGCTACAAGTTCCGCGTGACTGGCCCGGACGGCCGCACCGAGGACAAGATGGACCCCTACGGGTCGTTCTTCGAGGTGCGGCCCGCCACGGCCAGCATCGTGTGGGACCAGCCGTTCACGTGGTCCGACGACGGCTGGATGGCGCACCGCAGCGCGGGCTTCGACCGTCCGGTCAGCATCTACGAGGTGCACCTGCCCTCCTGGGCACGCCGGGACGACGGCTGGTTCATGAACTACCGCGACCTCGCGCACCGGCTGGGCGAGTACGTGCAGTTCCTGGGCTACACCCACGTGGAACTGCTGGGGGTCATGGAGCACCCCTTCGACGGCTCGTGGGGCTATCAGGTGACCGGGTACTACGCGCCGACCAGCCGCATGGGCAGCCCGGAGGACTTCAAGTACCTCGTCAACCACCTGCACGGCCTGGGCATCGGCGTGATCCTGGACTGGGTGCCCGGGCACTTCCCGACCGACAGCGCGGGCCTGGCGAAGTTCGACGGCACGCCGCTGTTCGAGTACGCCGACCCCCGCAAGGGCTTCCACCAGGACTGGAACACGTACATCTTCGACTACGGCCGCAACGAGGTCGTGATGTTCCTGATCGGCTCGGCCCTGAAGTGGCTGCAGGACTTCCACGTGGACGGCCTGCGGGTGGACGCGGTCGCCAGCATGCTGTACCTCGACTTCTCCCGCACCGAGTGGATCCCGAACGTGCACGGCGGCCGCGAGAACCTCGAGGCCATCGCGTTCCTCAAGCGCCTGAACGAGGTCGTGCATCACATGGCCCCGGGTTGCATGATCGTCGCGGAGGAGAGCACCTCGTTCCCCGGCGTGACCACCCCGAGCCCGTTCGGGCTGGGCTTCGACTACAAGTGGGCGATGGGCTGGATGAACGACAACCTGGGGTACTTCGAGCAGGACCCCCTGTGGCGCAAGCACCACCACCACGCGCTGACGTTCTTCAACGTGTACCGCACGAGCGAGAACTACGTCCTGGCGATCAGTCACGACGAGGTCGTGCACCTGAAGAAGAGCATGGTCATGAAGATGCCCGGCGACTGGTACGCGCAGCGCGCCGGCTACCGCGCGTTCCTGGCGCTGATGTGGGCCACGCCCGGCAAGAAACTGCTGTTCATGGGGCAGGAGTTCGCGCAGCCCACCGAATGGAACCACGACGCCGGCCTGCCCTGGCACCTCGCGGACCACCCGGACCACCGGGGCGTGCTGAACCTCGTGCGGCGCCTGAACGGCCTGTACCGCACCCGCCCGGACTGGCACGTGGCCGACACGAAGGAAGAGGGCATGCTGTGGGTGAACGCCGACGACGTGGACAACAGCGTGTACGCCTTCATCCGCCGCGACCCGGTGGGCGGCGCGTGGAGCGTGGTCGTGGCGAACCTGACCCCGGTGTACCGCGACGTGTACCCGGTCGGGGTGCCGCAGGGCGGCGCGTACCGCCTGCTGCTCTCCACCGACGACGGCGAGTTCGGCGGCTTCGGCACGCAGCAGCCCGACCTGACCGCCAGGGAGGAAGGCTGGCACGGGCAGACCCACCACCTGCGCCTGAACCTGCCCCCGAACAGCGTGCTGGTGCTCGCGCCCACCGGGGAGACGATCGTCAGCGACGACCGCTGA